Proteins co-encoded in one Ictalurus punctatus breed USDA103 chromosome 18, Coco_2.0, whole genome shotgun sequence genomic window:
- the LOC108278706 gene encoding uncharacterized protein LOC108278706 → MFGAEALQYTMVLFVYGHEWENPTDALKNRCVKMCGARYYILENSDENVQELFRRVEGMTRREKSRFFIQHSYEHLMKMYFEPWERARENKENVLKRELEELKTELEASRRRECALQEDLDAAWCSEKQLRKEMAVLKGSEAGQWECLRHKSIEFTPPVMTENQIITPLDDL, encoded by the exons ATGTTTGGAGCTGAGGCTTTACAGTACACCATGGTATTATTCGTGTATGGACATGAATGGGAAAATCCAACAGATGCCCTAAAGAACCGCTGTGTGAAGATGTGTGGAGCACGATATTACATTTTGGAGAACAGCGATGAGAATGTCCAGGAGCTTTTCAGAAGAGTTGAGGGAATGACACGGAGGGAAAAAAGCAGATTTTTTATTCAGCACTCATACGAACACCTCATGAAGATGTATTTTGAACCTTGGGAAAGGGCTCGGGAGAACAAGGAAAACGTATTAAAAAGAGAACTGGAAGAACTGAAGACAGAACTGGAAGCATCCAGACGTCGTGAGTGTGCGTTACAGGAGGATCTGGATGCAGCTTGGTGTAGTGAGAAACAATTAAGGAAGGAGATGGCCGTGCTCAAAGGCAGTGAGGCAGGACAATGGGAATGTCTACGGCACAAGAGCATAGAGTTTACACCACCAGTCA TGACAGAAAATCAGATCATCACGCCTCTAGATGACCTTTAG